A genomic window from Variovorax paradoxus includes:
- a CDS encoding winged helix-turn-helix domain-containing protein — protein sequence MVQTAVDLLAQQHQSTAPPLATFDLLGNFANALHAGQRFGLVLLTLPSGADIHWLQAIRGLTDAPVLFATNADGADALQRISGQFPGEKNFDFVLPPFNLEEIKSKAQRLLNRAALAAPRTAGNELLVYRGYRFQIGERKVFHEGHELRLQPREYDLALELFRNRDCLMSRERLHTLLWRDIVNLRSRALDVCVFKIRRKLNLEPVNGLMLRSVFGQGYKLQTVTPSGG from the coding sequence ATGGTGCAAACGGCAGTTGATCTGCTCGCGCAGCAACATCAATCGACTGCGCCGCCCCTTGCCACATTCGATCTGCTGGGCAACTTCGCGAATGCGCTGCATGCGGGCCAGCGCTTCGGGCTGGTGCTTCTGACCTTGCCTTCGGGGGCCGACATCCATTGGTTGCAGGCCATTCGCGGCCTGACCGACGCACCAGTGCTGTTTGCGACCAATGCAGACGGCGCAGATGCATTGCAGCGCATCAGCGGTCAATTTCCCGGTGAAAAGAATTTCGATTTTGTTCTTCCTCCATTCAATCTGGAGGAAATCAAATCGAAGGCGCAGCGCTTGCTGAATCGGGCCGCCCTTGCTGCTCCGAGGACGGCAGGAAATGAGCTCCTGGTTTATCGGGGCTACCGCTTTCAGATTGGCGAACGCAAGGTTTTCCATGAAGGGCATGAATTGCGCCTGCAGCCCCGCGAGTACGACCTCGCCCTCGAATTGTTCCGTAACCGGGATTGCCTGATGAGCAGGGAGCGGTTGCATACCCTTCTGTGGCGGGACATAGTCAATTTGCGCTCTCGTGCACTGGATGTGTGTGTTTTCAAGATTCGCAGGAAATTGAATCTGGAGCCGGTAAACGGATTGATGCTGCGATCTGTATTCGGGCAAGGATACAAATTGCAGACGGTGACGCCGTCGGGCGGCTAA